A window of Fundulus heteroclitus isolate FHET01 chromosome 15, MU-UCD_Fhet_4.1, whole genome shotgun sequence contains these coding sequences:
- the LOC118566233 gene encoding uncharacterized protein LOC118566233 — protein sequence MDLTHLFLRHNRPDQCLHYCRYLKSSFTLRLCLAGDYSSILGLHCLLCLAGDYSSILGLHCLLCLAGDYSSILGLHCLAGDYSSILGLHCLLCLAGDYSSVLGLYCLLCLAGDYSSILGLHCLLCLAGSYSSILGLHCLLYLAGSYSSILGLHCLLCLAGDYSSILGLHCLLCLADSYSSILGLHCLLCLAGDYSSILGLHCLLYLAGSYSSILGLHCLLCLAGDYSSILGLHCLLCLAGSYSSILGLHCLATTCFSNPALDLLANCIFHHTKHAAFNWLMRHMIITNQLLQCTEYQFQNVKICLSQNVWS from the exons ATGGACCTGACTCATCTCTTTCTTCGTCACAACAGACCAGATCAGTGCCTGCATTACTGCAG ATACTTAAAGTCCTCCTTTACGCTAAGACTCTGTTTGGCTGGTGACTACTCCTCCATCCTGGGCCTGCACTGCCTACTCTGCCTGGCTGGTGACTACTCCTCCATCCTGGGCCTGCACTGCCTACTCTGCCTGGCTGGTGACTACTCCTCCATCCTGGGCCTGCACTGCCTGGCTGGTGACTACTCCTCCATCCTGGGCCTGCACTGCCTACTCTGCCTGGCTGGTGACTACTCCTCCGTCCTGGGCCTGTACTGCCTACTCTGCCTGGCTGGTGACTACTCCTCCATCCTGGGCCTGCACTGCCTGCTCTGCCTGGCTGGTAGCTACTCCTCTATCCTGGGCCTGCACTGCCTACTCTACCTGGCTGGTAGCTACTCCTCCATCCTGGGCCTACACTGCCTACTCTGCCTGGCTGGTGACTACTCCTCCATCCTGGGCCTGCACTGCCTACTCTGCCTGGCTGATAGCTACTCCTCCATCCTGGGCCTGCACTGCCTACTCTGCCTGGCTGGTGACTACTCCTCCATCCTGGGCCTGCACTGCCTACTCTACCTGGCTGGTAGCTACTCCTCCATCCTGGGCCTACACTGCCTACTCTGCCTGGCTGGTGACTACTCCTCCATCCTGGGCCTGCACTGCCTGCTCTGCTTGGCTGGTAGCTACTCCTCCATCCTGGGCCTGCACTGCTTGGCTACTACCTGCTTCTCCAATCCTGCACTTGATCTGCTAGCAAACTGCATTTTTCACCATACTAAACACGCAGCTTTCAACTG GTTGATGCGACATATGATCATAACAAATCAACTGCTCCAATGTACAGAATACcagtttcaaaatgtaaaaatatgtttgtctCAAAACGTTTGGTCATAA
- the cx52.6 gene encoding connexin 52.6 isoform X2, which translates to MGDWNLLGSILEEVHIHSTIVGKIWLTILFIFRMLVLGVAAEDVWDDEQSEFVCNTEQPGCKNVCYDQAFPISMIRYWVLQIIFVSSPSLVYMGHALYRLRTLDKERHKKKACLKAELEGTDPDQEDHKRIERELRKLDEQKKVRKAPLRGSLLRTYVFHILTRSVVEVGFIIGQCALYGIGLSPLYKCERLPCPNSVDCFVSRPTEKNIFMVFMLVIAGVSLFLNLLEIFHLGVKKIKQSLYGYKYGDDDSVCRSKKNSIVQQICVLTNSSPQRLLELTQIASDPRKDSHGDVHPHSLVPAACQNPGGMDVSQQHRAQTYRPSQGDIQRLQQLGAVERRHTLENRKPSFSSDESNGPQSSGKPRYSGPRATLVASHMEIPAALRNPQRKQSKVNVSKELSDMSDSPESDHYPTARKCSFMSRGLSEAKLASPSDSGASQSGTDTEGQHFNQGESPVMTPPPPASGRRMSMSMILELSSIMKK; encoded by the exons ATGGGGGACTGGAACTTGTTGGGCAGCATCTTAGAAGAAGTCCACATTCATTCTACCATTGTGGGGAAGATCTGGCTCACCATCCTCTTTATTTTCCGAATGCTTGTCCTTGGTGTTGCTGCTGAAGACGTCTGGGATGACGAGCAAAGCGAGTTCGTCTGCAACACGGAGCAGCCCGGCTGCAAGAATGTCTGCTACGACCAGGCTTTCCCTATCTCCATGATACGTTACTGGGTCCTGCAGATCATCTTCGTATCCTCTCCCTCACTGGTCTACATGGGGCACGCTTTGTACCGTCTGAGAACCCTTGATAAAGAGCGGCATAAAAAGAAGGCCTGTCTGAAGGCTGAGCTGGAGGGGACCGACCCTGACCAGGAGGACCACAAGAGGATCGAGCGGGAGCTCAGGAAATTAGATGAGCAGAAGAAAGTAAGGAAAGCACCGCTAAGAGGATCTTTGCTTCGCACATATGTCTTTCATATCCTGACCAGATCTGTGGTGGAGGTGGGCTTCATCATTGGCCAGTGTGCTCTTTATGGCATTGGACTGTCCCCTCTGTACAAGTGTGAAAGGCTGCCTTGCCCCAACAGCGTCGACTGTTTTGTTTCAAGGCctacagagaaaaacattttcatggtTTTCATGCTGGTCATTGCTGGAGTGTCTTTGTTCCTCAACCTTCTGGAGATTTTCCATCTGGGGGTGAAAAAGATCAAGCAAAGCTTATATGGGTACAAATATGGAGACGATGACAGTGTTTGCAGGTCAAAGAAAAATTCCATAGTGCAACAAATTTGTGTTCTCACTAACTCCTCGCCGCAAAGGCTGCTTGAGCTGACGCAGATCGCATCAGATCCTCGCAAGGATTCTCATGGAGATGTTCACCCTCATAGTTTGGTTCCGGCAGCTTGTCAGAATCCAGGGGGGATGGATGTCTCACAGCAGCATCGTGCGCAGACGTACCGGCCGAGCCAAGGTGACATCCAGCGTTTGCAGCAACTTGGGGCTGTGGAGCGGCGGCACACACTGGAAAACAGGAAACCCTCGTTCAGCAGTGATGAGTCAAATGGACCTCAGAGTTCGGGCAAGCCTCGCTATTCAGGACCTCGAGCTACGCTAGTGGCCAGCCACATGGAGATCCCAGCTGCCCTGAGGAACCCTCAGAGGAAGCAGAGCAAAGTCAATGTGAGCAAGGAGCTCAGCGACATGAGTGATTCTCCAGAGAGTGACCACTATCCCACAGCCAGGAAGTGCAGCTTTATGTCCCGAGGACTGTCGGAGGCCAAGCTTGCCAGTCCATCTGATAGTGGTGCCTCTCAGAGTGGAACAGATACTGAGGGCCAGCACTTCAACCAAGGAGAAAGCCCAGTGATGACCCCACCTCCCCCAGCCTCTGGTAGGAGGATGTCCATG AGCATGATTCTGGAGTTGTCTTCGATCATGAAGAAGTGA
- the cx52.6 gene encoding connexin 52.6 isoform X1 — protein sequence MGDWNLLGSILEEVHIHSTIVGKIWLTILFIFRMLVLGVAAEDVWDDEQSEFVCNTEQPGCKNVCYDQAFPISMIRYWVLQIIFVSSPSLVYMGHALYRLRTLDKERHKKKACLKAELEGTDPDQEDHKRIERELRKLDEQKKVRKAPLRGSLLRTYVFHILTRSVVEVGFIIGQCALYGIGLSPLYKCERLPCPNSVDCFVSRPTEKNIFMVFMLVIAGVSLFLNLLEIFHLGVKKIKQSLYGYKYGDDDSVCRSKKNSIVQQICVLTNSSPQRLLELTQIASDPRKDSHGDVHPHSLVPAACQNPGGMDVSQQHRAQTYRPSQGDIQRLQQLGAVERRHTLENRKPSFSSDESNGPQSSGKPRYSGPRATLVASHMEIPAALRNPQRKQSKVNVSKELSDMSDSPESDHYPTARKCSFMSRGLSEAKLASPSDSGASQSGTDTEGQHFNQGESPVMTPPPPASGRRMSMVRTLYLLDEITASPVRFNIPVHQTHFNSRLSGTGDRVTGWECFQGCAALCWITMG from the coding sequence ATGGGGGACTGGAACTTGTTGGGCAGCATCTTAGAAGAAGTCCACATTCATTCTACCATTGTGGGGAAGATCTGGCTCACCATCCTCTTTATTTTCCGAATGCTTGTCCTTGGTGTTGCTGCTGAAGACGTCTGGGATGACGAGCAAAGCGAGTTCGTCTGCAACACGGAGCAGCCCGGCTGCAAGAATGTCTGCTACGACCAGGCTTTCCCTATCTCCATGATACGTTACTGGGTCCTGCAGATCATCTTCGTATCCTCTCCCTCACTGGTCTACATGGGGCACGCTTTGTACCGTCTGAGAACCCTTGATAAAGAGCGGCATAAAAAGAAGGCCTGTCTGAAGGCTGAGCTGGAGGGGACCGACCCTGACCAGGAGGACCACAAGAGGATCGAGCGGGAGCTCAGGAAATTAGATGAGCAGAAGAAAGTAAGGAAAGCACCGCTAAGAGGATCTTTGCTTCGCACATATGTCTTTCATATCCTGACCAGATCTGTGGTGGAGGTGGGCTTCATCATTGGCCAGTGTGCTCTTTATGGCATTGGACTGTCCCCTCTGTACAAGTGTGAAAGGCTGCCTTGCCCCAACAGCGTCGACTGTTTTGTTTCAAGGCctacagagaaaaacattttcatggtTTTCATGCTGGTCATTGCTGGAGTGTCTTTGTTCCTCAACCTTCTGGAGATTTTCCATCTGGGGGTGAAAAAGATCAAGCAAAGCTTATATGGGTACAAATATGGAGACGATGACAGTGTTTGCAGGTCAAAGAAAAATTCCATAGTGCAACAAATTTGTGTTCTCACTAACTCCTCGCCGCAAAGGCTGCTTGAGCTGACGCAGATCGCATCAGATCCTCGCAAGGATTCTCATGGAGATGTTCACCCTCATAGTTTGGTTCCGGCAGCTTGTCAGAATCCAGGGGGGATGGATGTCTCACAGCAGCATCGTGCGCAGACGTACCGGCCGAGCCAAGGTGACATCCAGCGTTTGCAGCAACTTGGGGCTGTGGAGCGGCGGCACACACTGGAAAACAGGAAACCCTCGTTCAGCAGTGATGAGTCAAATGGACCTCAGAGTTCGGGCAAGCCTCGCTATTCAGGACCTCGAGCTACGCTAGTGGCCAGCCACATGGAGATCCCAGCTGCCCTGAGGAACCCTCAGAGGAAGCAGAGCAAAGTCAATGTGAGCAAGGAGCTCAGCGACATGAGTGATTCTCCAGAGAGTGACCACTATCCCACAGCCAGGAAGTGCAGCTTTATGTCCCGAGGACTGTCGGAGGCCAAGCTTGCCAGTCCATCTGATAGTGGTGCCTCTCAGAGTGGAACAGATACTGAGGGCCAGCACTTCAACCAAGGAGAAAGCCCAGTGATGACCCCACCTCCCCCAGCCTCTGGTAGGAGGATGTCCATGGTAAGAACATTATACCTTCTAGATGAAATCACAGCATCCCCTGTTAGGTTTAACATTCCTGTCCACCAAACACATTTCAATAGTAGACTCAGTGGAACAGGAGATAGGGTTACAGGGTGGGAGTGTTTCCAGGGTTGTGCTGCTCTCTGCTGGATCACCATGGGATGA